Part of the Pseudodesulfovibrio hydrargyri genome is shown below.
TCAGTTCATGCGTGTTGCGCAACGTGGAAATAAGGCCGCGCAGCCAACTGGGGTCGTAGTCGTTGATTCCGCATCTGGTAAGCATCGCCTCTCCCTTGGAACAATGGGCCTACAGGTAGTGCAGCGTTTCCCTGTGCCAGCGTTCGAAATAGTCATGGACCTTGCGGTAGTCGTCGCCCTGCCACTCGATCTTCGTGCCCTTCTTGACCTTTTTGCCGATGACCACGAGATAGTCCGTGTCGATGTGGCGGTTCATGTGCTCCACCTCGAATCCGGTCTCGGCCAGCAGGCCGGTCAGGGTGTTCGGTGAGAAACGGAAGCTATGGCTGTCGGCCGGGTTGGTGGACAGATAGTAGCTGAGCGGCTTCTTGAAGGGGGTCAGAATCCGGCTGCCGGTGGCCACGACCACGCGGCCGTCCTCCTCCAGGCAGTCGTGGATGGCGTTGAACATGTCGATGCAGGACATGCAGTTCTCCACGGTCCACAGGCTGGCCGCCACCTGGAAGCGCTGCTTGCCGCCCTGTTCCGCATAGTCCTCGATGGTCCCCTCGAAGCAGGGGATGTCGCGGGACTGCATGGCCTTGCAGTTGCGCTTTGAGGGCTCGATGCCGAAGGGTTGGGCGTCATACTCGCGGCTCAGGTCCAGGAAATGTCCCTCGCCGCCGCCGACTTCCACCAGGCTCTTGCCGGACAGGCCGATGTTGTTGTTCACGAACTCGGCCACGTACTTGTGCCGGGCCTTCACCGACGGCCAGGCCGCGGTGTAGATCTCGCCGAAGAGCTCGTCGCTCCAGGTCCGGGCGATCTCCTTGGCGGAACGGCGCTCGCGCACATAGACGAAGCCGCACCCCTTGCAGATGTGGATGGGCTGGTCATCGGTGTAGAATCGGGCGTACGGGACCTCGACGGCGTCGTCGCTGCCGCACAGGTCGCAGGGGAATATCTTACTCATGGGTCTTCTCCGCGTAGTTTTTATCCGGGCCGGCGGGGTCGAAGGTCAGCGCCCACGACCCGTTCTCGTTTTTCCAAATCTCGGGATTCCGGTGCCGGTCCACCACGGAACGGAACTCCTCTTCGTCCATCATCAGGTATTCGAGGACGTCCGCGTGGTACCGCGCGGGAAATTCGCCGTCGAACGGGAGGGCGTTTGCGATGGCCTCTTCCCTGGTCATCTGGTTGTTCTGGATCATGCGGCAGGCGTCGCGCACGGCCCGGCCGAAGCCGAACTTGACGAACTGCATGTAGTAGTAAAGTCCGTCGATCTTGTCGTCCACGCTGTCGAAATTGGTGAACGTCCCTTCGGTACGGCCGCCCGGGGCGGTCTGGAAGGTGTACTTGTCCCGGATGTACTCGTAGTTCTCGAGCATGCTCCAGCGGAAAAAATAGCCGAAATAATAGGCGGTCACGCCCCGCTTCTTGACCATGTCCAGGGGCGGGTACAGGTACGGGTTGAGGTCGGCCCGTGAGACTGTGCCGTCGATCCAGTTGTTCGGGTCGTCGCCGATCTGGTGTTCGATGACCTCGGTGAAGTCACGTTTCTTCTGGTGCTCCTCGCTCAGCACCTTGCCGCCGTACTCGCTCTCCCCATGTTCGGCGTAGAAGACCAGGGAGATGTTCTTTTCCGCAGCCACCCGGACGGGCAGGGCGTTGACGCCCGCGTCCCAGCAGATCTTGGGGTTGCCGCGCTCGACGAAGAAGCGCCGGGCCATGTGGCGCATGATCTTCTGGTCGGGCCGGAAAAAGAGGGAGTCGAATCCCTGGTTGAGCAGCGCCTCCCGGTTGGCGTTGCCGATCTCGGTCGGCATCATCGGGGAGAAGGTGACCAGCAGGGGGGTCATGCCGAACTCGTATTTCAGCCTGTGGGCCACGTAGGAGCTGTCCTTGCCGCCGCTCCAGGGGACCACGCAGTCCCAGGAGCCGTCTTTGGAGCGGTGCAGGTCGAGCAGCTCGAGGAATTCCGCCCTCCTGGCCTCCCAGTCCACGACGGGCTTGCTCTCGCCGTGGCGGCAGGCGTTGCACACGCCCTGTTCGTCGAACTGGATACGGGGACGGGAGTTGGGCATCAGGCACTTGGCGCAGACCTTGATGTGCCTGCCCGACGTCGCTCTATTGTTGAATGGTGCGTCCATGAACAGATTCCTTCTCAGCGCATGAGTACGCCGTTCTGCTTCAGATACAGCTTGGCGCTGGCGATACTCGATTCCGTAAAATGATAGATGTTGGTGGTGCAGACGGCGGACAACCCGCCTTCCTTGAAGCCGTCCTCGAAATGTTCCCAATTCCCGGCACCGCTGCACCCGAGCACCGGGATGTCGACCGCTCCGGAGACGAGATTGTTCAACTCGTTGTCATAGCCCTCGAGCATGCCGTCGCGCTCGATGGACTGGACCAGGATTTCGCCCGCGCCCAGCTCCTGTCCCTTGCGCGCCCAGGCGTCGGGGGGCATGCCCGTGTCCCGCGCCCCGAAGTGGGAACGCACGGCATACCCGCCGCCTTCCGTGCGGGCGGCGTCCATGCTGAGGACGACGCATTGGGAGCCGTACTGCCGCGAGGCCTCGGAGATCAGTTCCGGCCGCTCCACCGCGCCGCTGTTCACGGCGATCTTGTCCGCGCCCAGGCCGAGAAGCCTTTCGAAATCGTCCAGCCCGCGGACGCCGCCGCCCACGGTCAGGGGCACGAAGCACTGGCTGGCGAACCAGGAGACCGCCTCCTCGAAATAGCCCCGGTACTCGCCGGGCTCCCGGGTGATGTCCAGGACGATGATCTCGTCGACGCTCCAGGCGTCCACGAAGTTCAGCGTGTAGCGATAGTCCGGGATGAAGTTTCTGGTCCTGAAAAGCACCCCTTCGTTGAACGTTAGGACCGTCACGAGCCGCTTGCGGAGCATCACTGATCTCCTTCGAGCGCCAGGAAGTTCTTCAGCAGGGTCAGGCCGTGCAACTGGCTTTTTTCCGGGTGGAACTGGGTTCCGTGGACGTTGTTCATGGACATACAGGCAGCAAAAGGCATGCCGTAATCACACGTCCCGACAACGATTTTCGGGTCCCTGCTCATGGCGTGGAAGGTGTGGACGTAGTAAAACAGGGCGTCTTCGGGGATATCGGCGAACAAAGGGGTGTCATGTTCCTGACGGAGGTCGTCCCAGCCCACATGGGGAAGGCGCAGTCCGTTGCCGCCCTTGAGGCGGTGCACTTCGGCCGGAAGCCAGCCCAGACCCTCGTGGTCGCCGAACTCGGTGCTGCTCTCGCAGAGCAGCTGCATGCCCAGGCAGATGCCGAGCACCTGCTTCCCCCGCCCGAGCACCAATTCGTTCAGGATTTCCACCAGCCCCAGCCGGTGCAGTCGGGCCATGGCGTCGCCGAAAGCGCCGACACCAGGAAGGATGAACTTGTCCGCGCGGGCCAGCTCTTCGGGGTCCCGGCTCAGGACGGCCTCGTACCCCAGTCGGGCCACCGCGCTCAGCACGCTGCGCACGTTTCCCAAACCGTAATCAATGACTGCTATCATGTCTCAATTCGCCCGTTGGGGGTTGTCTTCAATGGAAAACGCGCTTCGACCGCCTTGGAATTGTTCCAGGAAAAACTTCACGTTCAGCACGGCGAACAGGAACTTGGCGTCGTCGTTGGCCACCGTGTCGCGGCCGAGAATCTCCTCGACCGATTCCCTGCGGACCATGTCGAAGACCGGGGAGTCCGCCAGCACCGCGTCCCGGACCTCGCTGTCGGAGAAGTCCAGGAACGAGGTGATGGCCGCGTTGAAGCCCACTTTCCTGTGTTCGTTCACTATATTGTCCGGGGCGATGCCCCTGACCGCCTCGCGCAACACGGCCTTGGCGTAGCCGTTTCGCATGAGCAGCGCGTCCGGTATGGCGGCGCACGTCTCCACGAGGTTTCTGTCCAGGAACGGGGAGCGGTTCTCGACGGACCAGTACATGGCGTTGAGGTCGTCCTCCCGCAGGATGACCGGGATCACTTCCTGGAACAGCTCGTTGCACATGCGGTTGCGAAGCAGGGAATCGGAGTAGCGCAGTTCGGTGAACGGCTCGGTGAACGGCACGCGCAGCCGGGCCTTGTTCTTGTCCGCGCCGTCGAAGATATGCCCCCTGCGCCCGGGGTCGCGAACGTAGGCGTCCGGGTCGCGCAGCAGGGGATTGCGCACCATGGGGAGCATGGTCTTTTGCCAGGCGGCCAGGGAGCGGGCGTGCAGCTTTGCGTCGCCCGCCACCGAGGCGAGGTAGAGCAGGTGGTGGTCGTAGTACCCGGTGAACAGCTCGTCCGCCGCCGTGCCGGAGATGGAGATTTTGTACCCGTTTTCGGCCACGGCCTGCATGAGCAGCCAGTGGGCATAGTAGGAGATGGTCGCCACCGGGCCGTCATGGGCGCGGACGAGTTCCCTGAGGTTGTCCAGGAACCCGTCGCGCCGGACCCGGACCGGGGTGTGCCGGATGCCCAGGGAGGCCACCGAGGCAAGCACCTGTTCGCTCTCGTCATAGCGCCCGTCATCGTCCATCACCGTGAAGCCGTGCACGTCGTACCCCAGCTTGATCGCGGCCAGGGAGGCCAGGGCGTTGGAATCCACTCCGCCGCTGAGGCAGAATGCCAGCGGGACGTCGGCCCGCAGGCGCAGCTCCACCGACCGGATGAGCGACTCGCGGGCGCGGCGGACCGCCTCTTCGAAGTCGAGGGAGACGTCCGTTTCCGTGGCCAGCCGCCAGTAGCGCCGTTCGCGGCTCCCGGTTCCGTCCAATATGCGGAAGGTCGCGGCGGGCAGGTCCCTGACGCCCCGAAACCACGTGTTTTCCACCTTGTACAGGGCCTTGTAGCCGTGGGCCAGGAACCTGAGGCACTGCTCCCTGTCGGGGGCGGGCCACGTACCGCGCAGGGCGGCCAGAAATTTCATCTCGGATCCGAAATACACGCCTTCGGGGGTGTCCCAGACCAGCAGCGGCTTTTCCCCGAAACGGTCGCGGGACAGCAGAAGGCTGCCCTCTTTTTCGTCGTACAGGGCCAGGGCCCACATGCCCTCGCAGCGGTTCAGGGCCCGGGCCGGGTCCGGAGCCTCGGCCAGCAGCCGGAGAAGGACCTCGGTGTCGCTGGTCGTGTCCAGCCTCTTGCCCCGGTCTTCCAGGCCGCTTTTCAGCTCCAGGTAGTTGTACAGCTCGCCGTTGTAGCAGAGGATCGAATCGCCGTGGCGCATGGGCTGTGCGCCCTTGGGTGACAGGTCCAGGATGGCGAGTCGGGAGTGCAGCAGATGGACGCAGCGGCCGGACGGATGGACGTGGCTGTACGCGCCGTGGCCGTCGGGGCCGCGGTGGTGCATCAGCTCCCGGCACCGGGCGAGGTTCTCGTCCGGCAGGGGGGCTGCGCCGTAATATCCGGCAATGCCGCACATCAGCCGTCTTCCTCCGTTTCCCGCAACAGGCCCACGCGCAGGAAAGCTTCCACGGGCCGGGCGAACAGTTCCATGGGCGTCTCGGTCCTCTCGGCGATGGACAGGAGATCGACCTGCCCGTCGGCGAAGCCCATGAGGTGGTAATACGCGTCGGCCGCCATGACCATGAGACTCCCGTCCCCGGCCCCAAGATCGTAGGGGTACACCCCGTGCCCGCTCAGGAAGGGCAGGGTCTGGTAGGTGGGCGCGTAGACGCGGTTGGCCTCGATGGCCATGAGCGCGTTCCAGTAGACCTGAAGCGTGCCGAGCAGGGCCTCGTCGGTGACGAAATCCAGGTCGTCCGCCGAGGTGTGGTATTCAGGGAACTGGCCATACGGCGTGTGCATGATGGAGCCCATGGGCAGCTTGAAGCCCGGTCCGCTGAGATAGGCCTCGTCGCTGCCCCTGTGGAAGGCGAACGGCATGATCTCGTACGGTTGCCCGCAATGTTCCAGGGCGTGCAGGGCCGCCCGGTCGAACAGGGACCCCTCCTCGATGCTGTGCTTGTAGTGCAGGGTGCCGGGATCGCCGCAGCAGGTCAGGACGTAGCCGCCCAGGGTGCGCTTGATCCGTTCCGGGTTGTTGGCCAGGTAGGCGATGGAGCCGATGCCTTCGGGCCAGATGGCCAGCCTGTACGAGTACCTGCGCCGGGGCAGCTGCCGCAGCAGCTTGAACAGCTCCACGCCGAGCACGGTGCCGGAGAGGTTGTCGTTGGCCCCGAGGGGATGGCAGATGTAGCAGGTGATCAGGATCTCCCGGTCCGACTCGCCGGGCAGGAAATATTCACCGATGCGCAGGGCGTCCGGCGACAGCTCGGTGTCGATGTGGACCCGGTAGTCCCCCTCTTCCAGGGAGTCCATCAGGTTCTGGCTCGCGCACAGCCCCCAGTCCTCCCGGTAATAGGAGAACCGCCAGGGCACGGCGTCAGGCAGGGCCGGTTCGGTGCGGACCTTGGCCTTGAGCTCGTCCAGGGAGAGCGTGCCGGAAAAGGGCTGCGAGTAGTTCCACACATGGTAGAGGCAGTCGGCGTAGTCGATGACCCGGCGTCCGTCCGGGCCCTCCACCCAGGCCTCGTTCACGGAAAATCCCTTGGGGATGGTCCAGTCAAAGGCCTTGCCGCCGCTTGGGTACTCGCTGACCTCAATGGGCAGGGTCTCGCGGATGGCCTCGAGGGTCTGTTGCGCGCCGGGACCCACCAGGGCCCGGTGGAGCGGGAACAGCCGTTCAAGGAGCGCCCTCATGGACGCGGCGTTGGCCTGGGTCGGCTTGGGCATCAGCACCCCTCCGCACGACAATCGTCGTTTTTCAGGAAATTTTCGTCCCGTGCATGGGACTCGAGGAAGAAACGGACGCATTCGTCCGCCTCGATGGCCGCGATCTGGCCCCGGCCCACACGGGCCTTGCGGACCAGCCCGGCCGCTTCGGCCATGGCCGCGAACCGGTCGTAGTCCGCGTACGGGGCGTCCGGGCGCTGGCAGAAATACCGGGCCGTGACCGGGTGTTCGGCGCCGTCCGAGACGACTGTGCCCGCAAAGGGCTTTTCCATGCGCCAGGAGGCGTTCGCCAGCCACTCCACGTGGTGCAACAGGGCGTTGTACCCGACGTTGAGGTTCAGGTTGACCACCTTGCCGCCCGCCGCCACGAGCCGCTCCCAGAAGCTGCCCTTGCCGAAGCACGCGGCCGGGGCGTCGTCGGTCATGTCTTTGGCCCGCGCCCCTTCCGCGATCACCGAAAAGATGGGGTCATGGGAGCGCACGGCGGTCGGCCTGGCCATGAACCAGTCCGCCAGCAGGCCGCCCACGCCCGGCGTGCTGGCGGGATCGAACGGCTCTCCCTTGCACGCCGAGTAGCTGAAGCCGGGCATGACCAGCGTTCCGTCGGGGCCGAGCACGTCGAAGAACGCACCGTGGATCGTCTCGCACACGGTTTCCGGTTCCCGGCCTTCCTTTGGATAGCCGAAGTAGCCGACGTTGGCGTGCGAGAAGATAATGTCACCGGCCCGCACGCCCACGGCGGTCAGGGCCTCGCCCATCTGGCCGCGATCATAGTGATGCATGCGCACTCTCCTTCATCCGGCGATCGACGATGGCCGCCAGACCGATCACGGTGGAGAATTCCCGCAACTGGAAATCCGATTCCCTGAACGTGAAGCCGAACTCGCCCTCCAGTTCCAGGACCAGGTCCATGATCCCCATGGAGTCAATGTATCCGGCCTGGAAATAATCGTCATCCAAGGCCGGACGCTCGGGAAGCCCCTTGGGCCCGCCCATGTCGCCCAGCCATTTCGCTATGTAATCCTGAAGGTTCTCCATGTCTTCTCCTCAAAAGTGATCGATCGCGACGCAGCGCACCGGGGAACCGTCCGCATCCTTCAGTTTCAGGGGCAGGGCGATGATCTCGAATTCCTCGCTCTGCACCGCATCGAGATTGCACAGGTACTCGAGCAGGGTGACGCCGGAACCGAGCAGTATCTTGTGCACCGGGCTGTCCGGCCCGCCCTTGGCCACGGACCGGGGGTCGTCGGGCTGGGGCGAATCCATGCCCAGGAGCCGGACCCCGTTTTGGGCGATCCACCGGGCCGCCTCGGTGCTGATGTAGGGGTGCCGTTTGAAAAAGGTGTCCATGCCCATGGAGATGTTCCAGCCGAAGCGGAGGATGAGCCGTTCCGGGGGGCGCCCGCCCACCCGGGCCTTGAGCATGTCCAGGGAGATCTCAGTGGCGGGCTCCAGGTCGGTAAAATCAATCATCCTGGCGGGCCCCACGAAGACGGACAGGGGCGTCTGCGTGATGTCGCCGCCACCCTCGATGAAATGGACCGGCGCGTCCACGTGCGTCCCGGTGTGCGTGCCCATGACCACCCTGGAAACCTGGCGCCCCGCCTCGGGTATGGTGACGTGTTTTTCCAACTCGAACCCGGGGTGGTTCCCGGACGGAAAGACCTTCATGTTCACGGACAGGTCCTGGCTCAGGTCGATGACCCGGCGCTGCGCTTGCGGGGCGGCCGGACGGGGAGCCTCCCGGCGGCCGTTGAAATCGGTCCGCTCGGCCAGCAGGGCGCGGATGCTCTTCTTGTCCACCTTGCCGTTGGACGTCCTGGGCAGGGCGTCGATCTCGAAATACACGTTGGGCTCGTGCGGCCCCAGCTTTTTCCGGCAGACTTCGGACAATTCCCGGATGACCTCGGCATACGGCCTGGAGACCACCACCACGGCCCCGATGGCCTCGCCGTATTCGGGGTGCGGGATGCCGACCACGGCGCACTCGTCCACCCCGCGGCACGACAGGACGACTTCCTCGATGCGCAGGGGGCTGACGTTCTCGCCGCCCCGGATGATGACGTTCTTCTTCCGTCCGGTGATGGAGATGTAGCCGTCGGCGTCCATGCGGCCCACGTCGCCGGTGGGGAACGGAACTTCGGGCGGGACGATATCCTCTCCCTCCAGATATCCGGCCATGAGCATGGGGGAGTCGACCACCAGGTCGCCGTCGCAGCCGGGGGCGACGTCGTTCCCGTCCTCGCCGACCAGCCGTATGCCCATGCCGGGCACGGGCCTGCCCACGGTCCCGGGACGGTTTTCCCCGGTCGTATTGGCCGTGAGGAACAGGGTCTCGGACAGGCCGTAGTTTTCCAGCACCTTCAGGCCGAACAGCTCCTCGAACTCCCGGCGCAGGGGGGCGGGCAGGGGGGCCGTGCCCACGAAGCAGCGGCGGACATGTTCGGCAGGCCAGGCCGAGGGGTCGTCGCTGCGGTTCATCTTGACCAGGATGGACAGAATGGTCGGCACCAGCCACAGCGTGTTCACGTTGTGCCTGCGGGCGGTCGGCCAGAAGGTCAGGGCCTCGCGCGGGCCCAGGGTGTCGGAGACGACCACGCTGCCGCCGCACAGCCAGGGCAGCAGGAGCAGGTTGTAGAACCCGGCCATGTAGGTCATGGGCAGGACGTTGAAGAACCGGTTGGCCGACCCCAGAGCATTCATGTCGCGGAACGCCTCGGCATTGGCGACCATGCCCTCGAAGCGGTGAGCCACCCCTTTGGGCTCGGCCGTGGTGCCCGAGGTGAAGGACAGGGTCATGAGGAGCGAAGGATCGGGAAGCGCGTCGTCCAGGGGCGCAGCCTCAAGCGCCAGGGGGGCCCAGCTCTCGAACCCCTCCGGGATCTCGTCCCCGAGGCAGAGCCTGTGGCAGCCTTGCGGCACACCGGCCTTGCGTCCGCTTTCGGATTCCTTTGACGTGACCAGGACCTTGGCCCCGCCTTTGCAAAGGATGTCCTCCATGGTCTCCGCCGGGAGCAACGGATTCACCGGCAGGGCGGTGTAGCCGTTGAGCCAGCAGGTGAAATACAGGCAGGCAATGGCAACGCCGTTGGGCAGGGCCAGGGCCACCCGGTCTCCCGGGCGCAGGCCGAGGCCCGCAAGAAAATGGCCGGCCGCTCCGGCTACGGAGGCGACGTCCCCGTAAGTGAATTCCCGGCCGCTGACCGCGTCCACCAGGAAAACGCTCGTTGCATGCCGTGATGCCTGGGTCGCCAATCGCTCAACCGCGTTCATGCTTTCCTCCAATCGGACATTTGGCCCGCCGCGCCGAGGACCGACGAGACCAGCCCGTCATACGCCCCCCGGCAATCCAGCCGTACGTAGGCGTCCCCGGCGGCGTCCCGGAGCGCCTCGCTCGGCGCGGGGCAGGCGTCCATCAACGCGCCGTCCGTCGCCAGGACGCGCGCCATGGAGGCCGCCTGTTCCGCGCCCGGCGCCTCGCGGCAGACGACGACCGACGGCCGCATGGCGAGCAGGGCCAGTTCGCTCGCCTCGCGGATGACCGCGACCCCGGCGGGAAGCTCAATGTTCGCGCCGCGCCAGGCCATTTGTTGGAAAATACCGTGCCCGTCCAGCTTCCAGGCCAGGGAACCGTCGCCGCCCCAGAGCAGCACGGAATCGCCGCCAGCCGACTCTATGGCCGAGACCAGGAAGGCGTCCCGGGCCGCCAGGGCGTCCACCGGGTAGACGGGGTGGCCGGATCGTTCGGACAGCTCGCGCATCATGGGGCCCAGCCCCTGGCGCGGCGAGATGTCGAAAAGGAACATGGAGACCTTGTCCCGGCAGGCCTCGATGACCTCGGCCCCGGCCTCCACGGAATCGATGACCACGCGCCCGAGGACGTAGTTCGGCCCTTCCTTGACGAACTCCGAAGCCAGTATCTTTGAATTCGGGTCGGCGGCGGGGCGAATCTCCAGCACGGGGATCGCGTTGCGACGCTTGGCGCAGGTGGTGTGCAGCGCCTCGGCCAGATCGCGGACCGCCTTGGCCGACGTGTTGATGCGGTGGCCCGCGAACGTGTCGTCCCCGAAGCTGACGAGCTTCTGGTTCCTGTCGCCGCAGGCGGTCCCGGCCAGGGCGGCGGCTTCCCGTTCCAGCACGTCCGGGTCGAGGTGGACCGGGTCGATGCGGCCCATGGCGATGACCAGCCGCTTGGGATCGGCGTCGTGCCGGACGGCGGCCTCACGGACCTTGGGGAAAAACGACGAGTGGAACTGGCCGTATCCCATGGCCGTGCCCATGATGTCCGGCACGTTGAAACGGGACATCAAAGGCCACATGTGATTCTCGGCGGCCTCGAGGACCTCGACCACATCCACGCCGGTGTCCACGCCCTCCAGGTCGAACAGGGCGGCCAGCGCCTCGGTGGGGGCGTTGCCCGCGCCCCGGCCCAGACCGTAGAGGGTCGTGTCGAGGTAGCGGGCTCCTTGTTCGAACGCGGT
Proteins encoded:
- a CDS encoding N-acetyl sugar amidotransferase, which gives rise to MDAPFNNRATSGRHIKVCAKCLMPNSRPRIQFDEQGVCNACRHGESKPVVDWEARRAEFLELLDLHRSKDGSWDCVVPWSGGKDSSYVAHRLKYEFGMTPLLVTFSPMMPTEIGNANREALLNQGFDSLFFRPDQKIMRHMARRFFVERGNPKICWDAGVNALPVRVAAEKNISLVFYAEHGESEYGGKVLSEEHQKKRDFTEVIEHQIGDDPNNWIDGTVSRADLNPYLYPPLDMVKKRGVTAYYFGYFFRWSMLENYEYIRDKYTFQTAPGGRTEGTFTNFDSVDDKIDGLYYYMQFVKFGFGRAVRDACRMIQNNQMTREEAIANALPFDGEFPARYHADVLEYLMMDEEEFRSVVDRHRNPEIWKNENGSWALTFDPAGPDKNYAEKTHE
- a CDS encoding DUF4910 domain-containing protein, which codes for MPKPTQANAASMRALLERLFPLHRALVGPGAQQTLEAIRETLPIEVSEYPSGGKAFDWTIPKGFSVNEAWVEGPDGRRVIDYADCLYHVWNYSQPFSGTLSLDELKAKVRTEPALPDAVPWRFSYYREDWGLCASQNLMDSLEEGDYRVHIDTELSPDALRIGEYFLPGESDREILITCYICHPLGANDNLSGTVLGVELFKLLRQLPRRRYSYRLAIWPEGIGSIAYLANNPERIKRTLGGYVLTCCGDPGTLHYKHSIEEGSLFDRAALHALEHCGQPYEIMPFAFHRGSDEAYLSGPGFKLPMGSIMHTPYGQFPEYHTSADDLDFVTDEALLGTLQVYWNALMAIEANRVYAPTYQTLPFLSGHGVYPYDLGAGDGSLMVMAADAYYHLMGFADGQVDLLSIAERTETPMELFARPVEAFLRVGLLRETEEDG
- a CDS encoding AAC(3) family N-acetyltransferase, producing MHHYDRGQMGEALTAVGVRAGDIIFSHANVGYFGYPKEGREPETVCETIHGAFFDVLGPDGTLVMPGFSYSACKGEPFDPASTPGVGGLLADWFMARPTAVRSHDPIFSVIAEGARAKDMTDDAPAACFGKGSFWERLVAAGGKVVNLNLNVGYNALLHHVEWLANASWRMEKPFAGTVVSDGAEHPVTARYFCQRPDAPYADYDRFAAMAEAAGLVRKARVGRGQIAAIEADECVRFFLESHARDENFLKNDDCRAEGC
- the hisF gene encoding imidazole glycerol phosphate synthase subunit HisF, with translation MLRKRLVTVLTFNEGVLFRTRNFIPDYRYTLNFVDAWSVDEIIVLDITREPGEYRGYFEEAVSWFASQCFVPLTVGGGVRGLDDFERLLGLGADKIAVNSGAVERPELISEASRQYGSQCVVLSMDAARTEGGGYAVRSHFGARDTGMPPDAWARKGQELGAGEILVQSIERDGMLEGYDNELNNLVSGAVDIPVLGCSGAGNWEHFEDGFKEGGLSAVCTTNIYHFTESSIASAKLYLKQNGVLMR
- a CDS encoding AMP-binding protein gives rise to the protein MNAVERLATQASRHATSVFLVDAVSGREFTYGDVASVAGAAGHFLAGLGLRPGDRVALALPNGVAIACLYFTCWLNGYTALPVNPLLPAETMEDILCKGGAKVLVTSKESESGRKAGVPQGCHRLCLGDEIPEGFESWAPLALEAAPLDDALPDPSLLMTLSFTSGTTAEPKGVAHRFEGMVANAEAFRDMNALGSANRFFNVLPMTYMAGFYNLLLLPWLCGGSVVVSDTLGPREALTFWPTARRHNVNTLWLVPTILSILVKMNRSDDPSAWPAEHVRRCFVGTAPLPAPLRREFEELFGLKVLENYGLSETLFLTANTTGENRPGTVGRPVPGMGIRLVGEDGNDVAPGCDGDLVVDSPMLMAGYLEGEDIVPPEVPFPTGDVGRMDADGYISITGRKKNVIIRGGENVSPLRIEEVVLSCRGVDECAVVGIPHPEYGEAIGAVVVVSRPYAEVIRELSEVCRKKLGPHEPNVYFEIDALPRTSNGKVDKKSIRALLAERTDFNGRREAPRPAAPQAQRRVIDLSQDLSVNMKVFPSGNHPGFELEKHVTIPEAGRQVSRVVMGTHTGTHVDAPVHFIEGGGDITQTPLSVFVGPARMIDFTDLEPATEISLDMLKARVGGRPPERLILRFGWNISMGMDTFFKRHPYISTEAARWIAQNGVRLLGMDSPQPDDPRSVAKGGPDSPVHKILLGSGVTLLEYLCNLDAVQSEEFEIIALPLKLKDADGSPVRCVAIDHF
- the asnB gene encoding asparagine synthase (glutamine-hydrolyzing), translated to MCGIAGYYGAAPLPDENLARCRELMHHRGPDGHGAYSHVHPSGRCVHLLHSRLAILDLSPKGAQPMRHGDSILCYNGELYNYLELKSGLEDRGKRLDTTSDTEVLLRLLAEAPDPARALNRCEGMWALALYDEKEGSLLLSRDRFGEKPLLVWDTPEGVYFGSEMKFLAALRGTWPAPDREQCLRFLAHGYKALYKVENTWFRGVRDLPAATFRILDGTGSRERRYWRLATETDVSLDFEEAVRRARESLIRSVELRLRADVPLAFCLSGGVDSNALASLAAIKLGYDVHGFTVMDDDGRYDESEQVLASVASLGIRHTPVRVRRDGFLDNLRELVRAHDGPVATISYYAHWLLMQAVAENGYKISISGTAADELFTGYYDHHLLYLASVAGDAKLHARSLAAWQKTMLPMVRNPLLRDPDAYVRDPGRRGHIFDGADKNKARLRVPFTEPFTELRYSDSLLRNRMCNELFQEVIPVILREDDLNAMYWSVENRSPFLDRNLVETCAAIPDALLMRNGYAKAVLREAVRGIAPDNIVNEHRKVGFNAAITSFLDFSDSEVRDAVLADSPVFDMVRRESVEEILGRDTVANDDAKFLFAVLNVKFFLEQFQGGRSAFSIEDNPQRAN
- the hisH gene encoding imidazole glycerol phosphate synthase subunit HisH; this translates as MIAVIDYGLGNVRSVLSAVARLGYEAVLSRDPEELARADKFILPGVGAFGDAMARLHRLGLVEILNELVLGRGKQVLGICLGMQLLCESSTEFGDHEGLGWLPAEVHRLKGGNGLRLPHVGWDDLRQEHDTPLFADIPEDALFYYVHTFHAMSRDPKIVVGTCDYGMPFAACMSMNNVHGTQFHPEKSQLHGLTLLKNFLALEGDQ
- a CDS encoding acyl carrier protein, whose product is MENLQDYIAKWLGDMGGPKGLPERPALDDDYFQAGYIDSMGIMDLVLELEGEFGFTFRESDFQLREFSTVIGLAAIVDRRMKESAHASL
- a CDS encoding methyltransferase domain-containing protein, with translation MSKIFPCDLCGSDDAVEVPYARFYTDDQPIHICKGCGFVYVRERRSAKEIARTWSDELFGEIYTAAWPSVKARHKYVAEFVNNNIGLSGKSLVEVGGGEGHFLDLSREYDAQPFGIEPSKRNCKAMQSRDIPCFEGTIEDYAEQGGKQRFQVAASLWTVENCMSCIDMFNAIHDCLEEDGRVVVATGSRILTPFKKPLSYYLSTNPADSHSFRFSPNTLTGLLAETGFEVEHMNRHIDTDYLVVIGKKVKKGTKIEWQGDDYRKVHDYFERWHRETLHYL